A portion of the Malassezia japonica chromosome 3, complete sequence genome contains these proteins:
- a CDS encoding uncharacterized protein (COG:T; EggNog:ENOG503NVKN) → MSAAEAVVAPANTTGGTLDTALDAARAGAPGQLPVTSPTALSYFAAHPRRPQVYFGDYLLLQTLGEGEFGKVKLGVHRTWGEETAVKLIKRDKVVAAEEHDELNKMSKVEREIQVLKELRHPNIVHLYEVIESERYIGIVLEYGAGGELFDYILAHKCLKERDACRLFAQLVSGVSYLHRKKIIHRDLKLENLLLDRNRNVIITDFGFANNFSARENDLMATSCGSPCYAAPELVVQDGLYVGAAVDVWSCGVILYAMLAGYLPFDDDPANPDGDNINLLYKYIMATPLTFPDYIGPEPRSLLLRMLVPDPMQRATLDEVMAHPWLAPYRDLFQFSVQELERAAIEQQAQKRQGYREQMLYQQKLLEQQFAEKAIPRSNTDVLPTPVRDESVPTSPSLPTATDIHPAPAINMAEPMPMAQPAPVAHEAKEDAAPVAAPAAAAAATAATAAAAASAAMPPPDAPPKRKTAESSEQPSKVHATADTEQRAESKPSSRPSSASGIKARVLSSGVGATELNLAALTGTKRSGSARRTPEGEPVSSSNSASSKKNMRVPNTVPNARAEAVDKSEGRVYESKHSSPVTAAPPVVAAPAAPAAPVASATPTAPAAADATADATVDAAPAPAPAPAPVAAPDWFSSSAPPLAPSSAPIATPAPRLDTTERGLAPPLVFNTGMPTMLASLPPSADRTSPRENVLSSFGQPPVSLTTYLPQRLNEPARPRKSSTSKAEAEAEASVPVPAAPVSLQPETSTIPRKQPPPREDATDASPSKKRASLQAPPVARPKTERPRPLSMQAMPGESLSVPTATVPSAPGRVSLDTTIERPPSQQSTFGRTGRKDERPKRSVPWWRRLSGTHQPQSLAVVREGRDEMRRRPEPVHKPAPALRPEGGAAVTFASGSDRRFSSQADTRPEPDYRRISLAGDARTAPRPMRTENDDRRLTLHVGAVDQAALTTRNPDDVMRDVFDALFSMGVEMRRARNSEFRIECMRVKRPGVLRQFLTGAREDDPYRNRWSRLGRGRPLSSSGQPRASFSHDEMERGLSRMSIGGLPSSNTGLSRFSMDESAYAAPNTAPLYGDSSQDGGHEIRFSVEVTRIPTLHGLYSVDIRRIKGNVWSYKFLYNALLERIELGGSVPVRR, encoded by the exons ATGTCTGCCGCGGAGGCCGTAGTGGCGCCTGCGAATACCACAGGCGGCACGTTGGATACTGCACTGGAtgctgcgcgtgccggtgccCCCGGGCAGCTGCCGGTgacgtcgccgacggcgctcTCCTACTTTGCTGCGCACCCCCGGCGGCCCCAGGTGTACTTTGGCGACTATCTGCTTCTGCAGACGCTCGGTGAGGGCGAGTTTGGCAAGGTCAAGCTCGGTGTCCACCGCACATGGGGCGAGGAGACCGCCGTGAAGCTCATCAAGCGCGACAAggtcgtcgctgccgaggagcacgacgagctgaaCAAGATGAGCAAGGTGGAACGCGAAATCCAAGTGCTcaag GAACTTCGCCACCCCAACATTGTGCATCTCTACGAGGTGATCGAGTCGGAGCGCTACATTGGTATCGTGCTCGAGtacggcgcgggcggcgaaCTCTTTGATTATATCCTGGCACACAAATGCctcaaggagcgcgacgcgtgccgCCTCTTTGCACAGCTCGTCTCGGGTGTCTCGTACCTGCACCGCAAGAAGATTATCCACCGCGACCTCAAGCTCGAGAACCTCTTGCTCGACCGCAACCGCAACGTGATCATCACCGACTTTGGCTTTGCCAACAACTTTTCCGCACGTGAGAATGATCTGATGGCGACAAGCTGCGGGTCGCCGTGCTacgctgcgccggagctcgtcgtgcaGGACGGGCTgtacgtcggcgccgccgtcgacgtcTGGTCGTGCGGCGTGATCCTCTACGCGATGCTCGCCGGCTACCTGCCGTTTGACGACGACCCGGCGAACCCAGACGGGGACAATATCAACCTGCTGTACAAGTACATCATGGCTACACCGCTCACTTTTCCGGACTATATTGGGCCGGAACCACGCTCTTTGCTCTTGAGGATGCTCGTGCCGGACCCAATGCAACGCGCaacgctcgacgaggtcatGGCACACCCGTGGCTCGCGCCGTACCGCGACCTCTTCCAGTTCTCggtgcaggagctcgaacgtgcggcgatcgagcagcaggcccAAAAGCGGCAGGGATACCGCGAGCAGATGCTCTACCAGCAGAAGCTGCTCGAACAGCAGTTTGCCGAAAAGGCCATCCCGCGCTCCAACACAGACGTCctgccgacgccggtgcgcgacgaatcggtgccgacgtcgcccaGCCTCCCGACCGCCACCGACATTCacccggcgccggcgatcAATATGGCAGAGCCAATGCCGATGGCGCAGCCGGCTCCGGTGGCGcacgaggccaaggaggacGCGGCTCCCGTCGCCGCTCCGgcagcagccgccgccgccaccgccgccaccgccgccgcagccgcttCCGCTgccatgccgccgccggatGCACCGCCCAAGCGCAAGACGGccgagtcgagcgagcAGCCTTCCAAGGTGCACGCCACCGCCGAcaccgagcagcgcgccgagtcaAAGCCGTCGTCCCGcccgtcgtcggcgagcggcatCAAGGCACGCGTGCTCagcagcggcgtcggcgccacCGAGCTCAACCTTGCTGCGCTGACCGGCACCAAGCGCTCGGGgtccgcacgccgcacgccaGAGGGCGAGCCCGTTTCGTCGTCCaactcggcctcgtccaaGAAAAACATGCGTGTGCCAAACACTGTACCAaacgcgcgtgccgaggccgtggaTAAGAGCGAGGGACGCGTGTACGAGTCGAAGCACTCGAGCCCAGTgaccgctgcgccgcccgtcgTGGCGGCTCCGGCGGCTCCGGCGGCTCCggtggcctcggcgacccCGACTGCCCCCGCTGCCGCTGACGCTACCGCCGACGCTACCGTCGACGCTGCCCCGGCCCCGGCCCCGGCCCCGGCGCCCGTGGCCGCGCCCGACTGGTTTTCGTCTTCTGCGCCGCCACTCGCTCcttcctcggcgccgatcgcgacgcctgcgccccGCCTCGACACTaccgagcgcggcctggcgcCGCCCCTCGTGTTCAATACGGGAATGCCGACGATGCTTGCGTCGCTTCCTCCGTCCGCGGACcgtacgtcgccgcgcgagaATGTCTTGTCGTCGTTTGGCCAGCCGCCCGTGAGCCTCACGACCTACCTCCCCCAGCGCCTCAACGAGCCGGCGCGGCCCCGCAAGTCGTCCACGagcaaggccgaggccgaggccgaggcgagcgtCCCGgtgcctgctgcgcccgtGTCCTTGCAGCCCGAGACGTCTACGATTCCGCGCAAGCAGCCCCCGCCCCGTGAGGACGCCACagacgcgtcgccgtccaagaagcgtgcgtcgctgcaAGCCCCCCCGGTTGCGCGCCCCAAGACGGAGCGCCCCCGCCCCCTCTCGATGCAGGCCATGCCGGGCGAGTCGctgagcgtgccgacggccaCGGTGCCGAGTGCGCCAGGCCGCGTCTCGCTGGATACCACCAtcgagcggccgccgtcgcagcAGAGCACGTTTGGGCGCACGGGACGCAAGGACGAGCGGCCGAAGCGCTCGGTGCCGTGGTGGCGCCGCCTCTCTGGCACGCACCAGCCCCAGTCGCtggccgtcgtgcgcgagggccgcgacgagatgcgccggcgccccgagccggtgcacaagcctgcgcccgcgctgcgccccgaaggcggcgcggcagtCACGTTTgcgagcggcagcgaccGCCGCTTTTCGTCGCAGGCCGACACGCGCCCCGAGCCGGACTACCGCCGGATCTCgctcgcgggcgacgcgcgcaccgcgccgcgtcccatgcgcaccgagaacgacgaccgccgccttacgctgcacgtcggcgcggtcgaccaggcggcgctcacgACGCGCAACCCCGACGATGTGATGCGCGACGTGTTCGACGCGCTGTTTAGCATGGGCGTCgagatgcgccgcgcacgcaaCTCCGAGTTCCGTATCGAGTGCATGCGTGTCAAGCGCcccggcgtgctgcgccagtTTTTGACTGGCGCGCGCGAAGACGATCCTTATCGCAACCGCTGGtcccgcctcggccgcggccgtccgctgagctcgagcggtcagccgcgcgcctcgttcaGCCACGACGAGATGGAGCGCGGCCTGTCCCGCATGAGCATCGGCGGCCTGCCGTCGTCCAACACGGGCCTGTCCCGCTTCTCTATGGACGAGTCC